From a single Apium graveolens cultivar Ventura chromosome 2, ASM990537v1, whole genome shotgun sequence genomic region:
- the LOC141708055 gene encoding NDR1/HIN1-like protein 10, with protein MNNTNPTRPVTGYPAHPNPNGYSSGTAYPYAAAPPPNNGYYTQNPYYNRTDPQRAFIRRLFAIIISCIIISGTVLLIIWLILRPRVPEFRVDSLSVSNFNISSSLLSGNWDVQFTVRNPNKKITVKYDRIDADVFYKSEGLASTTLPPFSQGKRNETKVRATFGAIGAYVEDWVVRDVSGDRGKGSVKFSVRLLARARFKAGAWGTRKRYVRVLCRDVPVGLTLSSGRGAMVGGARECRVVT; from the coding sequence ATGAACAACACCAATCCAACCCGACCCGTTACCGGCTACCCGGCCCATCCAAACCCTAACGGCTACTCCTCCGGCACCGCCTACCCCTACGCCGCCGCACCACCTCCCAACAACGGCTACTACACTCAAAATCCCTACTACAACCGTACCGATCCTCAACGCGCTTTCATTCGCCGTCTCTTCGCTATTATAATCTCTTGTATTATCATCTCCGGCACGGTGTTGTTAATTATTTGGCTCATTCTCAGACCTAGAGTTCCCGAGTTCCGAGTTGACTCACTCAGTGTTTCTAATTTCAATATTTCCAGTTCTTTGCTTTCCGGTAATTGGGACGTGCAGTTTACTGTTAGGAATCCTAATAAGAAAATTACGGTTAAGTATGATCGTATTGATGCCGATGTGTTTTATAAGTCGGAGGGGCTGGCGTCCACTACATTGCCTCCGTTTAGTCAGGGGAAGAGGAATGAGACCAAAGTGAGGGCTACGTTTGGCGCCATTGGGGCGTATGTCGAGGATTGGGTTGTTAGGGATGTTAGTGGTGATAGAGGGAAAGGGAGTGTGAAATTTAGTGTTAGGTTGTTGGCTCGAGCCAGGTTTAAGGCTGGAGCTTGGGGGACGAGGAAGCGCTATGTTAGGGTTTTGTGTAGGGATGTTCCTGTTGGATTGACGTTGAGTAGTGGACGGGGAGCGATGGTTGGAGGTGCTCGGGAATGCAGAGTTGTTACATGA